A window of the Trichoderma asperellum chromosome 4, complete sequence genome harbors these coding sequences:
- a CDS encoding uncharacterized protein (EggNog:ENOG41) produces the protein MSAVAIQFDPSFSMGSRTPFSWQGMFESSNSVPAMMTQEYSPILPPVSESSVSPQSLPKMLPPSPSRSMLTPEQRELKKQRDRARRGERITTRIRAGSSSSSSYMGSPPMTMSDVTSPMSLPVYTTAPQPISLLSEPAPSIHEPSYLPPFSPHLQEPAYAPSYQQPLQSNYPMSMDYPANYPSSSPYSLSHPSIQPAGHDSGMMYRMPAIQGGGSAGSNGSSTSQDSSGHVRVVQNRPKPRCWEHGCNGRQFSTFSNLLRHQREKSGQAAKATCPNCGAEFTRTTARNGHLLHDKCKQRRNT, from the exons ATGAG TGCCGTCGCCATTCAGTTTGACCCGAGCTTCAGCATGGGATCTAGGACCCCATTTTCTTGGCAAG GAATGTTTGAATCTAGCAACTCTGTACCCGCTATGATGACACAAGAATACTCGCCAATTCTCCCGCCTGTATCTGAATCCAGTGTCTCTCCTCAGAGTCTACCAAAGATGCTTCCCCCTAGCCCATCCAGGAGCATGCTCACCCCTGAGCAGCGAGAACTGAAAAAGCAGCGAGATAGAGCTCGTAGGGGCGAGAGGATTACTACGCGAATCAGggccggcagcagcagcagcagctcataCATGGGCTCACCACCAATGACAATGTCGGATGTCACCAGTCCCATGTCTCTTCCTGTTTACACCACGGCTCCACAGCCCATCTCCCTTCTGAGCGAGCCAGCTCCCTCAATTCACGAGCCATCGTATCTCCCTCCTTTCAGCCCTCACCTGCAAGAGCCGGCATACGCTCCTTCATACCAACAGCCACT GCAATCAAACTACCCCATGTCCATGGACTACCCAGCCAATTACCCTTCATCAAGCCCATACAG CCTCTCCCACCCATCCATTCAACCTGCGGGTCACGACAGCGGTATGATGTACCGTATGCCCGCCATACAAGGAGGTGGCAGCGCTGGTAGCAACGGTAGCTCTACCAGCCAAGACAGCTCCGGCCACGTCCGAGTGGTACAGAACCGCCCAAAGCCCCGTTGCTGGGAGCATGGCTGCAACGGCAGGCAATTTTCGACCTTTAGCAACCTCCTCCGACACCAGCGAGAAAAGTCtggccaagcagccaaggccaCTTGCCCCAACTGCGGCGCTGAATTCACAAGAACTACGGCGCGAAACGGCCATCTTCTACACGACAAGTGCAAGCAGCGACGAAACACTTAG
- a CDS encoding uncharacterized protein (TransMembrane:12 (i20-38o58-79i91-109o129-156i177-195o207-226i276-300o320-339i373-394o400-424i469-496o525-544i)) — translation MAAAYALTGQASIKGNSEMVRMVLLTFCTIGITFTWGIEMTYCTPYLLNLGLTKSNTSLVWVAGPLSGLIVQPIVGVVADESTSNWGRRRPLMMAGAVIVSACLLVLGFTREIVGAIVGDDGSDATRRLTVVLAVMSIYAVDFAINAIMSCARSLIVDTLPIEKQQAGAAWGSRMNAVGHMIGYGAGSIDLVRLLGPSLGDTQFKQLTVIAAMAILGTTSVTCWAVTERVLRPSSAGGALATKKLPDEGPLKVLHQIRSTLLTLPPRVQAICWAQFWSWIGWFPFLFYSTTWVGETYFRYDVPPGARTSGTDVLGDIGRIGSAALMIYSTVSFVGAFFLPMMVRSPADETYTHRPPRAMAGLLEGLDRMKPDLLTAWIGGHLMFAAAMFMAPLAKSFVSATILMCLCGIPWAIAMWAPTAFLGIEVNKLSGAQDPSSAALPLTSSRRNSNSGLPSSSSSSSSSGELSGIYFGILNIYTTLPQFIGTFISTIVFAVMEPGKSPELHDETKEAAAAEGKEVGGGTNAIAVCLFIGAMSMLVAARMTHKLRRL, via the exons ATGGCGGCGGCATATGCCTTGACCGGACAGGCGTCGATTAAGGGGAATTCAGAGATGGTGCGGATGGTGCTGTTGACGTTTTGCACGATTGGAATTAC ATTTACTTGGGGGATTGAGATGACGT ACTGCACGCCATACCTCCTCAATCTCGGCCTCACCAAAAGCAACACGTCGCTCGTCTGGGTCGCCGGCCCGCTCTCCGGCCTCATCGTCCAGCCCATCGTAGGCGTCGTGGCCGATGAGAGCACGTCGAACTGGGGCCGGCGCCGGCCGCTGATGATGGCGGGCGCGGTCATTGTGTCGGCCTgtctgctggtgctgggctTCACGAGGGAGATTGTCGGCGCGATTGTGGGCGACGACGGGAGCGATGCGACGAGGCGGCTGACGGTGGTGCTGGCGGTGATGTCGATTTACGCGGTGGATTTTGCGATCAATGCGA TCATGTCGTGTGCGAGGAGTCTCATTGTCGACACGCTGCCCATTGAGAAGCAGCAAGCCGGCGCCGCATGGG gcAGCCGCATGAATGCCGTCGGCCACATGATCGGCTACGGCGCAGGCTCCATCGATCTCGTCCGCCTCTTGGGCCCCAGTCTCGGCGACACCCAGTTCAAGCAGCTGAccgtcatcgccgccatggccatcCTGGGCACCACGTCGGTGACTTGCTGGGCCGTCACCGAGCGCGTCCTCCGGCCCTCGTCCGCCGGCGGCGCCTTGGCCACCAAGAAGCTGCCCGACGAAGGGCCCCTCAAGGTGCTGCACCAGATCCGCTCCACGCTGCTGACGCTGCCGCCCCGCGTCCAGGCCATCTGCTGGGCGCAGTTCTGGTCCTGGATCGGCTGgttccccttcctcttctaCAGCACCACCTGGGTGGGCGAGACCTACTTCCGCTACGACGTGCCCCCGGGCGCGAGGACGTCTGGCACCGACGTGCTGGGCGACATTGGCCGCATCGGCAGCGCCGCCTTGATGATCTACTCGACCGTCAGCTTCGTCGGCGCCTTCTTCCTGCCCATGATGGTGCGGTCCCCTGCCGACGAGACGTACACGCACCGCCCGCCGCGCGCCATGGCGGGCTTGCTCGAGGGGCTGGACAGGATGAAGCCGGATCTGTTGACGGCGTGGATTGGCGGGCACTTGATGTTCGCGGCGGCCATGTTTATGGCGCCCTTGGCCAAGAGTTTTGTGTCTGCCACGATTCTCATGTGCCTCTGCGGCAT TCCATGGGCCATCGCTATGTGGGCTCCCACAGCCTTCCTCGGCATCGAGGTCAACAAACTCAGCGGCGCCCAAGACCCATCATCAGCCGCCCTCCCCCTCACATCCAGCcgccgcaacagcaacagcggcttgccatcttcttcttcttcttcttcttcgtcaggAGAGCTGTCGGGCATCTACTTTGGCATCCTCAACATCTACACCACACTCCCGCAGTTCATCGGCACCTTCATCTCCACCATTGTCTTCGCCGTCATGGAGCCCGGCAAGAGCCCCGAGCTCCACGACGAGACCAAAGAGGCGGCTGCGGCGGAAGGGAAGGAGGTTGGCGGCGGGACGAACGCCATTGCGGTTTGTCTGTTTATAGGGGCGATGAGCATGTTGGTTGCGGCGCGGATGACGCATAAGCTGCGAAGACTGTGA
- a CDS encoding uncharacterized protein (EggNog:ENOG41~TransMembrane:1 (o65-90i)): MMQKPLDAARQATPFLFFTPRDHQKNQPQTMSSFFVELWEGIFTPGPTPTILKATNATFAALQVVLLSLLFATYSVHFVVLSVLCGGLWWSINWFARELKVAQAAEAERQRKEEEKKKQQQRLQGGGDGSGSSDTEVEGKVARRTTRSSSSKKSGGAAAVKADAEPLEKKGEVKQRAVLEPQSSASTEDEWERVSESER, encoded by the exons ATGATG CAAAAACCTCTTGACGCCGCGCGACAAGCTacaccttttcttttctttaccCCTCGAGACCATCAAAAAAACCAACCGCAAACCATGTCATCCTTCTTCGTCGAGCTCTGGGAGGGCATCTTCACGCCCGGCCCGACGCCCACCATCCTCAAGGCCACAAACGCCACCTTCGCCGCCCTGCAGGTCGTCCTGCTGTCGCTCCTGTTCGCGACGTACAGCGTGCACTTTGTGGTGCTGTCGGTGCTGTGCGGGGGCCTGTGGTGGTCGATTAACTGGTTCGCGCGCGAGCTGAAGGTTGCGCAGGCGGCCGAGgcggagaggcagaggaaggaggaggagaagaagaagcagcagcagagattACAAGGCGGCGGGGACGGGTCGGGCTCGAGCGATACCGAGGTTGAGGGCAAGGTGGCGAGACGGACGACGaggagtagcagcagcaagaagagcggcGGCGCGGCTGCTGTCAAGGCGGATGCTGAGCctttggagaagaagggcgaggTGAAGCAGCGGGCGGTGCTGGAACCGCAGTCGAGTGCGAGTACGGAGGATGAGTGGGAGAGGGTTTCGGAGAGTGAGAGgtag